The genome window AGGTATTGTCGGTGCCGCAACTGCACTTAAAATCAAAGAGCAGCGACCTGAAGCCAAAGTACTGATACTAGAAAAAGAAAGTGGACTAGCAAAGCATCAAACTGGTAATAACAGTGGCGTGATTCACTCTGGCTTGTATTATAAACCAGGGAGTCTGAAAGCCAAAAACTGTATCAGAGGTTATAACATGCTTTTGGATTTCTGTAATGAGCATGAAATCCCTTACGATCTTTGTGGTAAGATTGTAGTCGCTACCAATACCAAAGAAGTTGAGATCATGAACGGACTCTACAAAAGAGGTCTTGAAAATGGCTTGACAGACAACAAACTCATTCGTAAAGAGGAAATCAAAAAATATGAGCCTTATTGCGAAGGAGAAGCTGCTATCCATGTGCCTTACACAGGTATTGTAGATTATACCTTAGTAACGGAAACATACGGTAAAGTTTTCCAAGAGAAATATAATGGAGAAATCCGTTTCAACACCAAAGTAATGGATGTTCGTTATGGAAGTATCGCTACCGAGATCATTACAGATCAAGGCACTTTCAGAACAAAGTTGGCTATCAACTGTGCGGGACTTTACTCGGATAAAATCGCAGCATTCAACCATAAAAACCTAGATTTCAAGATTGTTCCTTTCAGAGGTGAGTACTATCACTTGAACAAAAAGAAAGAACATCTTGTAAAGAACTTAATTTATCCTGTTCCAGATCCATCATTCCCATTCTTAGGTGTGCACTTCACTCGAATGATCGGAGGTGGAATTGAAGCTGGACCAAATGCAGTATTTGCGTTCAAAAGAGAAGGTTACGATAAATCTGATTTCAATATGAAAGAATTTATCGAGTCTGCTACCTATAAAGGATTCTTGAAAGTAGCCTCTAAATATTGGGTAACTGGATTAGGTGAGATGTATCGTTCTTACTCAAAATCTGCATTTACAAAAGCACTTCAGA of Sediminitomix flava contains these proteins:
- the lhgO gene encoding L-2-hydroxyglutarate oxidase; translated protein: MTYDVIIIGGGIVGAATALKIKEQRPEAKVLILEKESGLAKHQTGNNSGVIHSGLYYKPGSLKAKNCIRGYNMLLDFCNEHEIPYDLCGKIVVATNTKEVEIMNGLYKRGLENGLTDNKLIRKEEIKKYEPYCEGEAAIHVPYTGIVDYTLVTETYGKVFQEKYNGEIRFNTKVMDVRYGSIATEIITDQGTFRTKLAINCAGLYSDKIAAFNHKNLDFKIVPFRGEYYHLNKKKEHLVKNLIYPVPDPSFPFLGVHFTRMIGGGIEAGPNAVFAFKREGYDKSDFNMKEFIESATYKGFLKVASKYWVTGLGEMYRSYSKSAFTKALQKLMPEIKESDLTAGNAGVRAQALDRNGNMVDDFLILEDSHMINVCNAPSPAATSSLSIGLTIAEMAVKRF